The uncultured Cohaesibacter sp. genome window below encodes:
- a CDS encoding LysE family transporter has product MTSVYLQGTLIGLAIAAPVGPIGLLCIRRTLRDGRLIGIATGMGAATADGLYGLITAMGLSVSGLLVSHGDWMRLGGGLLILYLGVSTFLRGFQPQGHNAASAPPAHAPLKAYGTTFLLTVSNPATIIAFIGMISGLSKGAESGPGAAYWLVLGVFCGSALWWFILVGITSLLRGLVSDRFMQAVDFGSGALLTFWGGMLIWQAGQTLF; this is encoded by the coding sequence ATGACCAGTGTCTATCTACAGGGAACCCTAATTGGCCTTGCCATAGCGGCGCCTGTCGGGCCGATCGGCCTCTTGTGCATCCGTCGCACCTTGCGGGACGGACGGCTCATCGGCATCGCCACCGGCATGGGTGCGGCAACTGCCGACGGCCTGTACGGGCTCATCACCGCAATGGGGCTTTCAGTGTCCGGCCTGCTAGTCAGCCACGGCGACTGGATGCGACTTGGCGGCGGGTTGCTGATCCTCTATCTCGGCGTCAGCACATTCCTGCGTGGCTTTCAGCCTCAGGGCCACAATGCCGCTTCGGCTCCTCCTGCCCACGCTCCACTCAAGGCTTACGGTACCACCTTCCTGCTGACAGTTTCCAACCCCGCGACCATCATCGCCTTCATCGGCATGATTTCCGGCCTGTCCAAAGGGGCAGAGAGCGGCCCCGGTGCCGCCTACTGGCTGGTGCTCGGCGTCTTCTGCGGCTCGGCCCTGTGGTGGTTCATTCTGGTCGGCATCACGTCGCTGCTGCGCGGGCTGGTCTCGGACCGGTTCATGCAGGCGGTTGATTTCGGCTCCGGAGCTCTGCTCACTTTCTGGGGCGGCATGCTCATCTGGCAGGCTGGCCAAACGCTGTTCTGA
- a CDS encoding HAMP domain-containing methyl-accepting chemotaxis protein, translating into MFFKSRRLVAFSQSLKISHRITALTVVCLLGVAILGTTNYLGSQMRTAAIKEGETASSIKDIVQQVNLAVLNMRSNASDFLTINDRKFAVRFDLAYEDADSLLNKIEQLDSEGKTTEALSELRKALSDDKESFHKIVDKKTEIGLSEYSGLLGDLNSIASDVDDIIRKSRNQQLMILVLEMRHLEKDFLKTAAADILSDLQGKQKEMSNAVATAMLSPDARKAIIDGVNTYVETINKIQSMKNELFSMSSEMNSLYNTMSFKFASIRELASDSNNQAQEKLNQIDQQVTYIFAATLVGSIVLTVLFALMLGRSIVMPIRTIISSMNNLAEGDRQSEIPYVEARNEMGDIAKAVEVFRQNAIERERLKTTTEKEQEERMRRQHRMEELIEQFRGLAQQTMSAVAEKTKGMEEIASTLSANSTQTSTQADAVERSSNEAQEHFQAVAAAAEELSASISEIGRQTESSSIVIQKAVNTATAADQKISSLANAAQQVGEVVTMIQNIAEQTNLLALNATIEAARAGEAGRGFAVVAAEVKELANQTSKATEEISGQISAIQAETNDAVEAIRAITQTMTEVGSTSNMIAAAVEEQGSATENISENVQRAAAGAANITENIGSVAEAAGANLDSAQSVLTVSHEMLSQTRELQSLVNQFLEDVAAA; encoded by the coding sequence ATGTTTTTCAAATCCCGCAGGCTGGTTGCGTTCTCGCAATCGTTGAAAATTTCCCATCGCATCACCGCTTTGACCGTTGTCTGTTTGCTCGGCGTGGCCATTCTTGGAACGACCAACTATCTCGGCTCACAAATGCGAACCGCTGCGATCAAGGAAGGCGAGACGGCCTCGTCGATCAAGGATATCGTGCAGCAGGTCAACCTCGCTGTTCTGAACATGCGCAGCAATGCCTCGGATTTTCTGACGATCAACGACCGCAAGTTCGCTGTCCGCTTCGATCTGGCTTATGAAGATGCAGACAGCCTGCTTAACAAGATCGAGCAGCTCGATAGCGAGGGCAAGACGACCGAAGCGCTGTCCGAATTGCGCAAGGCACTATCCGACGACAAGGAAAGCTTTCACAAGATCGTTGACAAGAAAACAGAGATCGGCCTGTCCGAATATAGCGGCCTGCTGGGTGATCTGAACAGCATCGCCTCGGATGTCGACGACATCATCCGCAAGTCGCGCAATCAGCAACTGATGATCCTCGTTCTCGAAATGCGCCATCTGGAAAAGGACTTCCTCAAGACGGCTGCCGCCGATATCCTCTCGGACCTGCAGGGCAAACAGAAGGAAATGTCCAATGCCGTTGCCACTGCGATGCTGTCTCCGGATGCACGCAAGGCCATCATCGACGGCGTCAACACCTATGTGGAGACGATCAACAAGATCCAGTCGATGAAGAACGAGCTGTTCTCGATGTCATCGGAAATGAATTCGCTCTACAACACGATGTCGTTCAAGTTCGCTTCCATTCGTGAACTGGCAAGCGACAGCAACAATCAGGCGCAAGAAAAGCTGAACCAGATCGACCAGCAGGTCACCTACATTTTTGCGGCAACGCTGGTCGGTTCGATCGTTCTCACCGTGCTGTTTGCCCTGATGCTCGGACGCAGCATTGTCATGCCGATCCGAACCATCATCAGTTCCATGAACAATCTGGCAGAGGGTGACCGTCAGTCCGAGATCCCCTATGTGGAAGCCCGCAACGAAATGGGCGACATCGCCAAGGCCGTGGAAGTCTTCCGCCAGAATGCCATCGAACGCGAACGTCTGAAGACGACGACCGAGAAAGAGCAGGAAGAAAGAATGCGCCGCCAGCACCGGATGGAAGAACTGATCGAACAGTTCCGGGGCCTTGCACAGCAGACCATGAGCGCCGTTGCCGAAAAGACCAAGGGCATGGAGGAGATCGCCAGCACCCTGTCGGCCAACTCGACCCAGACCTCAACGCAGGCCGATGCGGTGGAACGCTCTTCCAACGAAGCGCAGGAGCATTTCCAGGCTGTCGCCGCCGCCGCCGAGGAACTGTCCGCCTCGATCAGCGAAATCGGTCGCCAGACGGAGAGTTCATCCATTGTCATCCAGAAGGCTGTCAATACGGCAACCGCTGCTGACCAGAAGATCTCCAGCCTTGCCAATGCTGCCCAGCAGGTCGGTGAGGTCGTGACCATGATCCAGAATATCGCCGAACAGACCAACCTGCTGGCTCTCAATGCCACGATCGAGGCTGCCCGAGCCGGTGAGGCTGGTCGCGGGTTCGCCGTGGTGGCTGCGGAGGTGAAGGAACTGGCCAACCAGACCAGCAAGGCAACCGAAGAGATTTCGGGCCAGATTTCTGCCATTCAAGCCGAGACCAATGATGCCGTGGAAGCCATTCGCGCCATTACCCAGACCATGACCGAGGTTGGCTCAACCTCCAACATGATTGCTGCTGCCGTGGAAGAACAGGGCAGCGCAACGGAAAACATCAGCGAGAATGTGCAGCGTGCAGCCGCGGGCGCTGCCAACATCACCGAGAATATCGGCAGTGTTGCAGAGGCCGCCGGAGCCAACCTTGACTCGGCCCAGTCGGTTCTGACCGTTTCCCACGAAATGCTGTCCCAGACACGGGAGCTGCAGTCGCTGGTCAACCAGTTCCTGGAAGATGTGGCCGCCGCCTGA
- a CDS encoding MaoC family dehydratase: MTAPLEGIKAQTVYYEDMQIGQKESFTHQVTESDIAAFADLTGDHNPVHIDKAYGESSRFGGNIAHGLYTASLFSAILGMRLPGPGAIYVSQTLQFKAPVRPGDAVTVSATVKAKDDKGRRVTLDCCAEVDGLVVLSGEATVMAVRKPKD; encoded by the coding sequence ATGACCGCACCACTGGAAGGCATCAAGGCACAGACCGTCTATTATGAAGACATGCAGATCGGCCAGAAAGAAAGCTTCACCCATCAGGTAACAGAGAGCGATATCGCCGCTTTTGCCGATCTGACGGGTGATCACAATCCGGTCCATATCGACAAGGCCTATGGGGAAAGCAGCCGGTTTGGTGGCAATATTGCCCACGGGCTCTACACCGCCAGCCTGTTTTCTGCCATTCTCGGCATGCGCCTGCCCGGGCCGGGAGCAATCTATGTTTCCCAGACCCTGCAATTCAAGGCTCCGGTGCGTCCGGGGGATGCGGTCACCGTCTCGGCAACCGTCAAGGCAAAGGATGACAAGGGGCGCCGCGTCACGCTTGATTGCTGCGCCGAGGTTGACGGGCTCGTGGTCCTGTCAGGAGAAGCGACGGTCATGGCGGTCAGGAAGCCGAAGGATTGA
- a CDS encoding protein phosphatase CheZ, giving the protein MAAEAEQLSADKVAQLVAFLEQNKGETISLNDIMALAEVMAGSLDSYLQAMDTSLYQEFTAIASEISSMKDEIAALRPSEMRHAAIPDAGRELDAVVEATENATNIIMSSAEEIMGADPSDVDAYLALVNDKVIEIFEACSFQDITGQRISKVVNALNVIDRRVTTFIERMKMSDIDAGYYEETPEERRKRELILHGPQHAGEGVQQDEVDAMLADLDFSNKKLKQEEDSSQDDIDALFG; this is encoded by the coding sequence ATGGCAGCCGAAGCAGAACAGCTAAGTGCCGACAAAGTCGCGCAACTCGTCGCTTTTCTGGAGCAGAACAAGGGGGAAACCATATCCCTCAATGATATCATGGCTCTGGCCGAAGTGATGGCGGGAAGCCTTGATTCCTATCTGCAGGCGATGGATACCTCCCTGTATCAGGAGTTCACGGCCATTGCGAGCGAGATCTCTTCCATGAAAGACGAGATTGCCGCTCTTCGTCCTTCAGAAATGCGCCATGCCGCAATTCCCGATGCTGGCCGCGAGCTTGATGCCGTGGTCGAGGCTACGGAGAATGCAACGAATATCATCATGTCATCCGCCGAGGAAATCATGGGCGCAGACCCCAGCGACGTGGATGCCTATCTGGCTCTGGTCAATGACAAGGTGATCGAGATTTTTGAGGCCTGCTCGTTTCAGGATATTACCGGGCAGCGTATTTCCAAGGTTGTCAATGCGCTCAACGTGATCGACAGACGCGTTACGACATTCATCGAACGGATGAAGATGAGTGATATCGACGCCGGTTACTATGAAGAAACGCCCGAAGAACGCCGCAAGCGCGAACTGATACTGCATGGTCCGCAGCATGCCGGTGAAGGGGTGCAGCAGGATGAAGTCGACGCCATGCTGGCCGATCTGGACTTCAGCAACAAGAAGCTGAAGCAGGAAGAGGACAGCAGCCAGGACGATATCGACGCCTTGTTCGGATAG
- a CDS encoding electron transfer flavoprotein-ubiquinone oxidoreductase produces MTEVSELPERESMEFDVVIVGAGPAGLSAAIRIKQQAAEKNEEISVVVLEKGSEVGAHILSGAVIDPVALSRLIPDWKEDDSCPVKVPVKKDKFRLLGPAGAIGLPGFIMPPFMHNEGNYIISLGNLCRWLAEKAEELGVEIYPGFAAAELLYDDNGALRGVATGDMGVGKDGQPKDTYMRGMELLGKYTLIGEGVRGSLAKQLIAKYALDKDCDVPKFGIGIKEIWEVDPAKHQEGLIEHTFGWPLDSSTGGGSFLYHMEDNQVAVGLVVYLNYKNPYLSPFEEFQRFKTHPTVAPLFEGGKRISYGARCIAEGGYQSVPRLTFPGGALVGCAAGFVNVPRIKGIHNAMDSGIFAANAVVNALGEGRANDELVVFEEGWRKGPIGKDLFKVRNVKPLWAKFGLVLGVGLGGLDMWTNQLFGFSFFGTLKHGKTDAKATLPAAQCKPIDYPKPDGKLTFDRLSSVYLSGANHEEDQPCHLVVADSALQKSSEHDVYAGLSQRFCPAAVYEWDESGETPAYVINAANCVHCKTCDIKDPNGNITWTVPEGGGGPTYPNM; encoded by the coding sequence ATGACAGAGGTGAGCGAACTTCCTGAACGCGAAAGCATGGAATTCGACGTGGTTATTGTTGGCGCCGGGCCCGCCGGGTTGTCTGCCGCAATACGGATCAAACAACAGGCGGCCGAGAAGAATGAAGAGATCTCGGTGGTAGTTCTGGAAAAGGGCTCGGAAGTGGGTGCCCACATCCTTTCGGGGGCGGTGATCGACCCGGTTGCCCTCAGCCGTCTCATTCCGGACTGGAAAGAGGATGACAGCTGCCCGGTGAAGGTGCCGGTCAAGAAGGACAAGTTCCGTCTGCTCGGACCAGCAGGGGCCATCGGTCTTCCCGGCTTCATCATGCCGCCCTTCATGCACAATGAAGGCAATTACATCATTTCCCTCGGCAATCTGTGCCGCTGGCTGGCAGAAAAGGCCGAAGAGCTGGGCGTGGAGATCTATCCCGGTTTCGCTGCTGCCGAACTGCTCTATGATGACAATGGCGCCCTGCGTGGCGTGGCCACTGGCGACATGGGAGTGGGAAAGGACGGACAGCCCAAGGACACCTACATGCGCGGCATGGAGCTTCTGGGCAAATACACCCTTATCGGCGAAGGTGTGCGCGGCTCGCTGGCCAAACAGCTGATCGCCAAATACGCGCTCGACAAGGATTGCGACGTGCCGAAATTCGGCATCGGCATCAAGGAAATCTGGGAAGTGGACCCGGCCAAGCATCAGGAAGGCCTCATCGAACACACCTTCGGCTGGCCGCTTGACAGCTCGACGGGCGGCGGCTCGTTCCTCTATCACATGGAAGACAATCAGGTGGCCGTGGGCCTTGTGGTCTATCTCAACTACAAGAACCCGTACCTGTCCCCATTCGAGGAATTCCAGCGCTTCAAGACCCATCCGACCGTTGCACCGCTTTTTGAAGGTGGCAAGCGCATTTCCTACGGCGCCCGCTGCATCGCAGAAGGTGGCTATCAGTCCGTTCCGCGCCTCACCTTCCCCGGCGGGGCTCTGGTTGGTTGTGCGGCCGGTTTTGTCAACGTGCCACGCATCAAGGGCATCCACAACGCAATGGACTCGGGCATCTTCGCCGCCAATGCCGTGGTCAATGCGCTTGGTGAAGGCCGGGCCAATGACGAGTTGGTGGTCTTTGAGGAAGGCTGGCGCAAGGGGCCGATCGGCAAGGATCTGTTCAAGGTGCGCAACGTCAAGCCGCTGTGGGCCAAGTTTGGCCTGGTTCTGGGTGTCGGACTCGGCGGGCTCGACATGTGGACCAACCAGCTGTTCGGCTTCTCGTTTTTCGGCACACTGAAGCATGGCAAGACGGACGCCAAGGCGACCCTGCCCGCAGCCCAGTGCAAGCCGATCGACTATCCCAAGCCCGATGGCAAGCTCACCTTCGACCGCCTGAGTTCGGTCTATCTCTCCGGTGCCAACCACGAAGAGGATCAGCCTTGCCATCTGGTGGTGGCTGACAGCGCCCTGCAGAAAAGCTCCGAACATGATGTCTACGCCGGTCTATCCCAGCGTTTCTGTCCGGCTGCGGTCTATGAATGGGATGAAAGCGGCGAGACGCCTGCCTATGTCATCAATGCGGCAAACTGCGTCCATTGCAAGACCTGTGACATCAAGGATCCGAACGGCAACATCACATGGACCGTCCCCGAAGGTGGTGGCGGGCCGACGTACCCCAACATGTGA
- a CDS encoding response regulator, producing the protein MALDLSMPVLVVDDYKTMIRIIKNLLKQLGFEDVDDAADGTEALAKMQDRRYGLVISDWNMEPMTGYELLKQVRASDSLSKTPFIMVTAESKTENVIAAKKAGVNNYIVKPFNAATLKTKIDAVFDN; encoded by the coding sequence ATGGCCCTCGATCTTTCTATGCCAGTACTGGTCGTCGATGACTACAAGACCATGATCCGCATTATCAAGAACCTGCTCAAGCAGCTTGGTTTTGAAGACGTGGATGATGCAGCCGATGGCACCGAAGCTTTGGCAAAAATGCAGGATCGCCGTTATGGTCTGGTCATTTCCGACTGGAACATGGAGCCGATGACCGGCTACGAGCTGCTCAAGCAGGTGCGTGCAAGCGACAGCCTGTCCAAGACACCATTCATCATGGTGACTGCAGAATCCAAGACGGAAAACGTGATTGCAGCCAAGAAGGCCGGTGTGAACAACTACATCGTGAAGCCGTTCAACGCAGCAACCCTGAAAACCAAGATCGACGCCGTATTCGATAACTAG
- a CDS encoding DJ-1/PfpI family protein — MTETEGNERHIAILLYEGVEVLDFSGPFEVLTTAKRVAAKRGETFPYVPLLIAASREPVVARAGYRVLPDHDYDSCPALACLLVPGGVHEPHLDNQPLIAWVKRRAAEVELLASVCTGAFLLAEAGVVSGRHMTTHWEDITDFRTRYKDVGIIENVRWVEDGPLISSAGISAGIDMALQMVARLGSDVLAEQTARQMDFDWKRTGVKLF; from the coding sequence ATGACCGAGACTGAAGGGAACGAGCGCCATATCGCCATTCTGCTTTATGAAGGGGTTGAAGTCCTTGACTTCAGCGGCCCCTTCGAGGTGCTCACAACCGCAAAGCGCGTGGCAGCAAAGCGTGGGGAGACCTTCCCGTATGTCCCTCTGCTGATTGCTGCGAGCCGGGAACCGGTGGTGGCACGCGCAGGCTATCGCGTGCTGCCTGATCATGACTATGACAGTTGCCCTGCGCTTGCCTGCCTGCTGGTGCCTGGTGGCGTGCATGAACCGCATCTGGACAATCAGCCGCTGATCGCGTGGGTGAAAAGACGGGCCGCAGAGGTCGAACTGCTGGCATCGGTCTGTACTGGTGCGTTCCTTCTGGCAGAAGCCGGTGTGGTGAGTGGCCGCCACATGACCACGCATTGGGAAGATATCACCGACTTCCGAACCCGCTACAAGGATGTCGGGATCATCGAGAATGTCCGCTGGGTCGAGGACGGCCCCCTGATCAGCTCTGCCGGAATTTCCGCAGGAATCGATATGGCGTTGCAGATGGTCGCAAGGCTCGGATCGGACGTTCTGGCAGAGCAGACCGCTCGCCAGATGGATTTCGACTGGAAACGGACCGGCGTCAAACTGTTCTGA
- a CDS encoding methylmalonyl Co-A mutase-associated GTPase MeaB: MTTTSVASNASALTLDAIRDGGKKALARALSALEAEDGSLAVARLLDEAACNARAHVVGLTGPPGVGKSTLTNAIIRHWRANGERVGVLAVDPSSRFSQGALLGDRTRLDTDPSDKDIFVRSMAARDRLGGLSNEAVAAIVLMRALFDRVLVESVGIGQSEADIAFATDTVILCIQPGSGDSLQFMKAGVMELPDVIVVTKADVGKLATRAKADLEGALSLTMRKDKDWTVPVLLVSAFDDTGLQQLIAEIDRHYGSLLESEKFLTIRQDQATIWLLDRIRRKFGEIGLAQINARDFINRAGGPFMAEKLISEDLSQRLAKKWETCETGRLQIKADG; the protein is encoded by the coding sequence ATGACCACAACATCAGTTGCCAGCAACGCCTCTGCCCTCACCCTCGACGCCATCCGCGATGGAGGCAAGAAGGCTTTGGCGCGAGCACTCAGCGCGCTGGAAGCAGAAGATGGCAGCCTTGCCGTGGCCCGTCTTCTGGACGAAGCGGCGTGCAATGCAAGGGCGCATGTTGTTGGGCTGACCGGCCCACCGGGCGTTGGCAAGTCAACCTTGACCAATGCCATCATCCGTCACTGGCGCGCCAATGGTGAGCGGGTGGGCGTTCTGGCCGTGGACCCGTCCTCCCGCTTTTCGCAGGGCGCTCTACTGGGCGACCGCACGCGGCTTGACACGGACCCGAGCGACAAGGACATTTTTGTTCGCTCCATGGCTGCACGAGATCGCCTGGGGGGGCTCTCGAATGAGGCAGTTGCTGCCATAGTGCTCATGCGGGCATTGTTCGACAGGGTGCTGGTGGAAAGCGTCGGCATCGGTCAGTCCGAAGCCGATATCGCGTTTGCCACGGATACCGTGATTCTCTGCATCCAGCCGGGCTCGGGCGACAGCCTGCAATTCATGAAGGCAGGCGTAATGGAACTGCCCGATGTCATCGTCGTTACCAAGGCGGATGTCGGCAAGCTTGCCACGCGTGCCAAGGCCGACCTCGAAGGAGCCCTGTCGCTGACCATGCGCAAGGACAAGGACTGGACCGTACCCGTGCTGCTGGTATCAGCCTTCGATGATACAGGGTTACAACAACTTATAGCAGAAATTGATCGGCACTACGGCAGTTTGCTGGAAAGCGAGAAATTCCTGACAATTCGTCAGGATCAGGCAACAATATGGTTACTGGATCGCATCCGCAGAAAGTTCGGCGAGATCGGTCTCGCACAGATCAACGCACGGGATTTCATAAATCGGGCTGGCGGTCCATTCATGGCCGAAAAGTTGATCTCGGAAGATCTGTCACAAAGACTTGCAAAAAAGTGGGAGACTTGTGAAACTGGTCGGCTGCAAATAAAAGCCGATGGTTAA
- a CDS encoding uracil-DNA glycosylase — protein sequence MTTSHDLKALLDWYEAMGADCFVDAAPQDRFAESQRQMLLRKSARSAPVSPQNGTSSSQSPVNRSTPAAAGNQSHPSFNAASHNVAPARAGAAAATQGTVEDARALAANAASLEALRATLDAYNGCSLKFSAKSLVFGDGNPNADVMFIGEAPGRDEDLQGVPFVGRAGQLLDKMMAAIHLDRSSSYITNILPWRPPGNRKPSLDEQALMQSFIHRHIELVNPKVLVFLGGTSAQQLLNSKDGIMRLRGRWRTYAIGGQDRPHREIPAMSTLHPAFLLRTPAQKRAAWQDLLEVAAKLKELS from the coding sequence GTGACAACATCTCATGATCTAAAAGCCCTCCTCGACTGGTACGAGGCGATGGGTGCTGATTGTTTTGTTGATGCTGCACCGCAAGATCGTTTTGCCGAAAGTCAGCGTCAGATGCTGTTGCGCAAATCGGCACGATCTGCGCCGGTTTCTCCGCAAAACGGGACTTCTTCCTCGCAAAGTCCTGTCAACAGGAGTACGCCAGCGGCAGCGGGTAATCAATCCCATCCTTCGTTCAATGCTGCATCGCACAATGTTGCGCCCGCCCGGGCTGGCGCTGCGGCTGCCACGCAGGGTACGGTCGAGGATGCGCGCGCCCTTGCCGCCAATGCCGCAAGCCTTGAAGCACTGAGGGCCACCCTTGACGCCTATAACGGTTGCAGCCTGAAATTCTCCGCCAAGTCGCTGGTCTTCGGCGATGGCAACCCCAATGCTGACGTCATGTTCATCGGAGAGGCTCCGGGGCGGGACGAGGATCTGCAGGGGGTTCCATTCGTGGGCAGGGCAGGGCAGTTGCTCGACAAGATGATGGCGGCGATCCATCTCGATCGTTCCAGCAGCTACATCACCAACATTCTACCCTGGCGCCCACCGGGCAACCGCAAACCGAGCCTTGACGAACAGGCCCTGATGCAGTCCTTCATTCACCGCCATATCGAACTGGTCAATCCAAAGGTGCTGGTCTTTCTTGGCGGCACGTCGGCCCAGCAGTTGCTGAACAGCAAGGATGGCATCATGCGTCTGCGCGGACGCTGGCGCACCTATGCCATTGGCGGGCAGGATCGGCCACATCGCGAAATCCCGGCCATGTCCACCCTGCACCCGGCCTTTCTGTTGCGCACGCCTGCCCAGAAGCGGGCTGCCTGGCAGGATCTTCTTGAAGTGGCAGCAAAACTCAAAGAGCTGTCCTGA